A DNA window from Elephas maximus indicus isolate mEleMax1 chromosome 17, mEleMax1 primary haplotype, whole genome shotgun sequence contains the following coding sequences:
- the ATOH8 gene encoding transcription factor ATOH8 isoform X1: protein MKHIPVLEDGPWKTVCVKELNGLKKLKRKGKEPARRANGYKTFRLDLEAPEPGAAAAAAAANGLRDRTQRLQPALARVPAPVAPAVLPGGGADTAGERGGVRVPEVLDARKRGFALGAVGPGLPTPPPPPPPPPAPQGQTSGAPETQSCREQGLRPRILLCAPPARPAPPVPPASSVRPAPPTRPGESSYSSISHLIYNNHPDSSASPRKRPGEATAASSEIKALQQTRRLLANARERTRVHTISAAFEALRKQVPCYSYGQKLSKLAILRIACNYILSLARLADLDYSADHSNLSFSECVQRCTRTLQAEGRAKKRKLQNVPGTYEELVADMLRIEPHF, encoded by the exons ATGAAGCACATCCCGGTCCTCGAGGACGGGCCGTGGAAGACCGTGTGCGTGAAGGAGCTGAACGGCCTCAAGAAGCTCAAGAGGAAAGGCAAAGAGCCGGCGCGGCGCGCGAACGGCTATAAAACTTTTCGACTGGACTTGGAAGCGCCGGAGCCCggcgccgccgctgccgccgccgccgccaacGGGCTGCGGGACAGGACCCAGCGGCTACAGCCGGCCCTGGCCCGGGTGCCAGCCCCGGTGGCGCCGGCCGTCCTCCCAGGTGGGGGAGCGGACACAGCCGGGGAACGCGGGGGCGTCCGGGTGCCTGAGGTCTTGGACGCGCGGAAACGAGGCTTCGCCCTGGGCGCAGTGGGGCCGGGACTCCccacgccgccgccgccgccgccaccgcctccAGCGCCCCAGGGCCAGACATCAGGGGCTCCCGAGACACAGTCTTGTCGGGAGCAGGGTCTGCGTCCCCGCATCTTGCTGTGCGCGCCGCCCGCGCGCCCTGCGCCTCCAGTGCCCCCAGCGTCCTCTGTGCGCCCGGCGCCCCCGACGCGCCCCGGGGAAAGTTCCTACTCGTCAATTTCACACTTAATTTACAATAACCACCCGGATTCCTCTGCGTCGCCTAGGAAACGGCCAGGCGAAGCGACTGCAGCCTCCTCCGAGATCAAAGCCCTGCAGCAGACCAGGAGGCTCCTGGCGAACGCCAGGGAGCGGACGCGGGTGCACACCATCAGCGCAGCCTTCGAGGCGCTCAGGAAGCAG GTACCGTGCTACTCATATGGGCAGAAGCTGTCCAAACTGGCCATCTTGAGGATCGCTTGTAACTACATCTTGTCCCTGGCACGGCTGGCTGACCTCGACTACAGTGCCGACCACAGCAACCTCAGCTTCTCTGAGTGTGTGCAACGCTGCACCCGCACCCTGCAGGCTGAGGGCCGCGCCAAGAAGCGCAAG
- the ATOH8 gene encoding transcription factor ATOH8 isoform X3 — protein MKHIPVLEDGPWKTVCVKELNGLKKLKRKGKEPARRANGYKTFRLDLEAPEPGAAAAAAAANGLRDRTQRLQPALARVPAPVAPAVLPGGGADTAGERGGVRVPEVLDARKRGFALGAVGPGLPTPPPPPPPPPAPQGQTSGAPETQSCREQGLRPRILLCAPPARPAPPVPPASSVRPAPPTRPGESSYSSISHLIYNNHPDSSASPRKRPGEATAASSEIKALQQTRRLLANARERTRVHTISAAFEALRKQVPCYSYGQKLSKLAILRIACNYILSLARLADLDYSADHSNLSFSECVQRCTRTLQAEGRAKKRKEKFLPL, from the exons ATGAAGCACATCCCGGTCCTCGAGGACGGGCCGTGGAAGACCGTGTGCGTGAAGGAGCTGAACGGCCTCAAGAAGCTCAAGAGGAAAGGCAAAGAGCCGGCGCGGCGCGCGAACGGCTATAAAACTTTTCGACTGGACTTGGAAGCGCCGGAGCCCggcgccgccgctgccgccgccgccgccaacGGGCTGCGGGACAGGACCCAGCGGCTACAGCCGGCCCTGGCCCGGGTGCCAGCCCCGGTGGCGCCGGCCGTCCTCCCAGGTGGGGGAGCGGACACAGCCGGGGAACGCGGGGGCGTCCGGGTGCCTGAGGTCTTGGACGCGCGGAAACGAGGCTTCGCCCTGGGCGCAGTGGGGCCGGGACTCCccacgccgccgccgccgccgccaccgcctccAGCGCCCCAGGGCCAGACATCAGGGGCTCCCGAGACACAGTCTTGTCGGGAGCAGGGTCTGCGTCCCCGCATCTTGCTGTGCGCGCCGCCCGCGCGCCCTGCGCCTCCAGTGCCCCCAGCGTCCTCTGTGCGCCCGGCGCCCCCGACGCGCCCCGGGGAAAGTTCCTACTCGTCAATTTCACACTTAATTTACAATAACCACCCGGATTCCTCTGCGTCGCCTAGGAAACGGCCAGGCGAAGCGACTGCAGCCTCCTCCGAGATCAAAGCCCTGCAGCAGACCAGGAGGCTCCTGGCGAACGCCAGGGAGCGGACGCGGGTGCACACCATCAGCGCAGCCTTCGAGGCGCTCAGGAAGCAG GTACCGTGCTACTCATATGGGCAGAAGCTGTCCAAACTGGCCATCTTGAGGATCGCTTGTAACTACATCTTGTCCCTGGCACGGCTGGCTGACCTCGACTACAGTGCCGACCACAGCAACCTCAGCTTCTCTGAGTGTGTGCAACGCTGCACCCGCACCCTGCAGGCTGAGGGCCGCGCCAAGAAGCGCAAG
- the ATOH8 gene encoding transcription factor ATOH8 isoform X4: protein MKHIPVLEDGPWKTVCVKELNGLKKLKRKGKEPARRANGYKTFRLDLEAPEPGAAAAAAAANGLRDRTQRLQPALARVPAPVAPAVLPGGGADTAGERGGVRVPEVLDARKRGFALGAVGPGLPTPPPPPPPPPAPQGQTSGAPETQSCREQGLRPRILLCAPPARPAPPVPPASSVRPAPPTRPGESSYSSISHLIYNNHPDSSASPRKRPGEATAASSEIKALQQTRRLLANARERTRVHTISAAFEALRKQVPCYSYGQKLSKLAILRIACNYILSLARLADLDYSADHSNLSFSECVQRCTRTLQAEGRAKKRKE from the exons ATGAAGCACATCCCGGTCCTCGAGGACGGGCCGTGGAAGACCGTGTGCGTGAAGGAGCTGAACGGCCTCAAGAAGCTCAAGAGGAAAGGCAAAGAGCCGGCGCGGCGCGCGAACGGCTATAAAACTTTTCGACTGGACTTGGAAGCGCCGGAGCCCggcgccgccgctgccgccgccgccgccaacGGGCTGCGGGACAGGACCCAGCGGCTACAGCCGGCCCTGGCCCGGGTGCCAGCCCCGGTGGCGCCGGCCGTCCTCCCAGGTGGGGGAGCGGACACAGCCGGGGAACGCGGGGGCGTCCGGGTGCCTGAGGTCTTGGACGCGCGGAAACGAGGCTTCGCCCTGGGCGCAGTGGGGCCGGGACTCCccacgccgccgccgccgccgccaccgcctccAGCGCCCCAGGGCCAGACATCAGGGGCTCCCGAGACACAGTCTTGTCGGGAGCAGGGTCTGCGTCCCCGCATCTTGCTGTGCGCGCCGCCCGCGCGCCCTGCGCCTCCAGTGCCCCCAGCGTCCTCTGTGCGCCCGGCGCCCCCGACGCGCCCCGGGGAAAGTTCCTACTCGTCAATTTCACACTTAATTTACAATAACCACCCGGATTCCTCTGCGTCGCCTAGGAAACGGCCAGGCGAAGCGACTGCAGCCTCCTCCGAGATCAAAGCCCTGCAGCAGACCAGGAGGCTCCTGGCGAACGCCAGGGAGCGGACGCGGGTGCACACCATCAGCGCAGCCTTCGAGGCGCTCAGGAAGCAG GTACCGTGCTACTCATATGGGCAGAAGCTGTCCAAACTGGCCATCTTGAGGATCGCTTGTAACTACATCTTGTCCCTGGCACGGCTGGCTGACCTCGACTACAGTGCCGACCACAGCAACCTCAGCTTCTCTGAGTGTGTGCAACGCTGCACCCGCACCCTGCAGGCTGAGGGCCGCGCCAAGAAGCGCAAG
- the ATOH8 gene encoding transcription factor ATOH8 isoform X2, translating to MKHIPVLEDGPWKTVCVKELNGLKKLKRKGKEPARRANGYKTFRLDLEAPEPGAAAAAAAANGLRDRTQRLQPALARVPAPVAPAVLPGGGADTAGERGGVRVPEVLDARKRGFALGAVGPGLPTPPPPPPPPPAPQGQTSGAPETQSCREQGLRPRILLCAPPARPAPPVPPASSVRPAPPTRPGESSYSSISHLIYNNHPDSSASPRKRPGEATAASSEIKALQQTRRLLANARERTRVHTISAAFEALRKQVPCYSYGQKLSKLAILRIACNYILSLARLADLDYSADHSNLSFSECVQRCTRTLQAEGRAKKRKPFLALHVLVLNFPRALIDIVLG from the exons ATGAAGCACATCCCGGTCCTCGAGGACGGGCCGTGGAAGACCGTGTGCGTGAAGGAGCTGAACGGCCTCAAGAAGCTCAAGAGGAAAGGCAAAGAGCCGGCGCGGCGCGCGAACGGCTATAAAACTTTTCGACTGGACTTGGAAGCGCCGGAGCCCggcgccgccgctgccgccgccgccgccaacGGGCTGCGGGACAGGACCCAGCGGCTACAGCCGGCCCTGGCCCGGGTGCCAGCCCCGGTGGCGCCGGCCGTCCTCCCAGGTGGGGGAGCGGACACAGCCGGGGAACGCGGGGGCGTCCGGGTGCCTGAGGTCTTGGACGCGCGGAAACGAGGCTTCGCCCTGGGCGCAGTGGGGCCGGGACTCCccacgccgccgccgccgccgccaccgcctccAGCGCCCCAGGGCCAGACATCAGGGGCTCCCGAGACACAGTCTTGTCGGGAGCAGGGTCTGCGTCCCCGCATCTTGCTGTGCGCGCCGCCCGCGCGCCCTGCGCCTCCAGTGCCCCCAGCGTCCTCTGTGCGCCCGGCGCCCCCGACGCGCCCCGGGGAAAGTTCCTACTCGTCAATTTCACACTTAATTTACAATAACCACCCGGATTCCTCTGCGTCGCCTAGGAAACGGCCAGGCGAAGCGACTGCAGCCTCCTCCGAGATCAAAGCCCTGCAGCAGACCAGGAGGCTCCTGGCGAACGCCAGGGAGCGGACGCGGGTGCACACCATCAGCGCAGCCTTCGAGGCGCTCAGGAAGCAG GTACCGTGCTACTCATATGGGCAGAAGCTGTCCAAACTGGCCATCTTGAGGATCGCTTGTAACTACATCTTGTCCCTGGCACGGCTGGCTGACCTCGACTACAGTGCCGACCACAGCAACCTCAGCTTCTCTGAGTGTGTGCAACGCTGCACCCGCACCCTGCAGGCTGAGGGCCGCGCCAAGAAGCGCAAG CCCTTTCTGGCCTTACATGTTCTGGTGCTGAATTTCCCACGTGCCCTGATAGATATCGTGTTGGGATGA